From the Theobroma cacao cultivar B97-61/B2 chromosome 2, Criollo_cocoa_genome_V2, whole genome shotgun sequence genome, one window contains:
- the LOC18608144 gene encoding deSI-like protein At4g17486 isoform X2 yields the protein MQTKHGWHSIVPLRFRGNSATRFCMFPKVKSAGSSPGNAPVYLNVYDLTNVNGYVYWAGLGIFHTGVEEFAFGAHDYPTSGVFEVEPRQCPGFKFRKSIFMGTTCLDPVQVREFMERQSASYHGDTYHLIFKNCNHFCEDICYKLTGNQIPKWVNRLARIGSLCNCILPEALKASAVSHETNIQGDSEKKRLRSAFSCLSSISMPQREVSMSSLFLHSHYKGCLPPWELKRSKSTSLKQQ from the exons CGAGGAAATTCAGCTACCCGCTTTTGCATGTTTCCCAAAGTAAAGTCAGCAGGCTCCAGTCCTGGCAATGCTCCTGTTTACCTAAATGTGTATGACTTGACCAATGTTAATGGCTATGTTTATTGGGCCGGCCTTGGCATCTTTCACACTGGTGTGGAAG AATTTGCCTTTGGAGCTCATGACTACCCAACAAGTGGTGTCTTTGAGGTTGAACCCCGGCAGTGCCCCGGCTTCAAGTTTAGGAAGTCGATTTTCATGGGGACGACATGCTTGGATCCTGTCCAGGTCAGAGAGTTCATGGAGCGCCAATCTGCAAGTTACCATGGTGACACATACCACTTGATTTTTAAGAATTGCAACCATTTCTGTGAGGATATATGTTACAAGCTGACAGGGAACCAGATACCAAAATGGGTGAATCGACTTGCAAGAATAG GTTCATTATGCAACTGCATACTTCCTGAGGCTCTTAAAGCTTCTGCTGTGAGCCATGAAACCAACATCCAAGGAGACAGTGAAAAAAAGAGACTGAGAAGTGCCTTCAGTTGCTTATCATCAATCTCAATGCCTCAGAGGGAAGTATCAATGTCTTCACTCTTTTTGCACTCTCACTATAAAGGCTGTCTACCACCCTGGGAGTTAAAGAGATCTAAAAGCACCTCATTGAAGCAACAATGA
- the LOC18608144 gene encoding deSI-like protein At4g17486 isoform X1 gives MQTKHGWHSIVPLRFRGNSATRFCMFPKVKSAGSSPGNAPVYLNVYDLTNVNGYVYWAGLGIFHTGVEVHGVEFAFGAHDYPTSGVFEVEPRQCPGFKFRKSIFMGTTCLDPVQVREFMERQSASYHGDTYHLIFKNCNHFCEDICYKLTGNQIPKWVNRLARIGSLCNCILPEALKASAVSHETNIQGDSEKKRLRSAFSCLSSISMPQREVSMSSLFLHSHYKGCLPPWELKRSKSTSLKQQ, from the exons CGAGGAAATTCAGCTACCCGCTTTTGCATGTTTCCCAAAGTAAAGTCAGCAGGCTCCAGTCCTGGCAATGCTCCTGTTTACCTAAATGTGTATGACTTGACCAATGTTAATGGCTATGTTTATTGGGCCGGCCTTGGCATCTTTCACACTGGTGTGGAAG TTCATGGTGTAGAATTTGCCTTTGGAGCTCATGACTACCCAACAAGTGGTGTCTTTGAGGTTGAACCCCGGCAGTGCCCCGGCTTCAAGTTTAGGAAGTCGATTTTCATGGGGACGACATGCTTGGATCCTGTCCAGGTCAGAGAGTTCATGGAGCGCCAATCTGCAAGTTACCATGGTGACACATACCACTTGATTTTTAAGAATTGCAACCATTTCTGTGAGGATATATGTTACAAGCTGACAGGGAACCAGATACCAAAATGGGTGAATCGACTTGCAAGAATAG GTTCATTATGCAACTGCATACTTCCTGAGGCTCTTAAAGCTTCTGCTGTGAGCCATGAAACCAACATCCAAGGAGACAGTGAAAAAAAGAGACTGAGAAGTGCCTTCAGTTGCTTATCATCAATCTCAATGCCTCAGAGGGAAGTATCAATGTCTTCACTCTTTTTGCACTCTCACTATAAAGGCTGTCTACCACCCTGGGAGTTAAAGAGATCTAAAAGCACCTCATTGAAGCAACAATGA
- the LOC18608144 gene encoding deSI-like protein At4g17486 isoform X3 yields the protein MLMAMFIGPALASFTLVWKDVANGFLLSLCTLTVHGVEFAFGAHDYPTSGVFEVEPRQCPGFKFRKSIFMGTTCLDPVQVREFMERQSASYHGDTYHLIFKNCNHFCEDICYKLTGNQIPKWVNRLARIGSLCNCILPEALKASAVSHETNIQGDSEKKRLRSAFSCLSSISMPQREVSMSSLFLHSHYKGCLPPWELKRSKSTSLKQQ from the exons ATGTTAATGGCTATGTTTATTGGGCCGGCCTTGGCATCTTTCACACTGGTGTGGAAG GATGTTGCAAATGGTTTCTTATTATCCCTATGCACGCTTACAGTTCATGGTGTAGAATTTGCCTTTGGAGCTCATGACTACCCAACAAGTGGTGTCTTTGAGGTTGAACCCCGGCAGTGCCCCGGCTTCAAGTTTAGGAAGTCGATTTTCATGGGGACGACATGCTTGGATCCTGTCCAGGTCAGAGAGTTCATGGAGCGCCAATCTGCAAGTTACCATGGTGACACATACCACTTGATTTTTAAGAATTGCAACCATTTCTGTGAGGATATATGTTACAAGCTGACAGGGAACCAGATACCAAAATGGGTGAATCGACTTGCAAGAATAG GTTCATTATGCAACTGCATACTTCCTGAGGCTCTTAAAGCTTCTGCTGTGAGCCATGAAACCAACATCCAAGGAGACAGTGAAAAAAAGAGACTGAGAAGTGCCTTCAGTTGCTTATCATCAATCTCAATGCCTCAGAGGGAAGTATCAATGTCTTCACTCTTTTTGCACTCTCACTATAAAGGCTGTCTACCACCCTGGGAGTTAAAGAGATCTAAAAGCACCTCATTGAAGCAACAATGA